Proteins encoded within one genomic window of Xylophilus sp. GOD-11R:
- a CDS encoding methyltransferase, whose protein sequence is MPDPHASFAKTRRASPAAGAPAEPPATVMPPVHRDCRPLYFNAPELRQIDQLLDIGGGPGFVASLLKEEVPRIRITVFDLPPVCEHALEIFRASGQSRDLGAHSGNFLADALPSGFPVMQLSHVIEMLPPELVLFLLRKIHAALPPFGRLIVYGNACDAMRYVKPGSASPHDAAPLSPHEINRYSTRQYVQWLRMVDFSTVQYRGDAAGNLFLTATK, encoded by the coding sequence ATGCCGGATCCCCACGCATCGTTCGCGAAGACCAGACGCGCGAGTCCTGCCGCCGGCGCCCCCGCAGAGCCACCCGCCACCGTCATGCCGCCGGTGCACCGCGATTGCCGGCCGCTGTACTTCAACGCACCCGAACTCCGCCAGATCGACCAGTTGCTCGACATCGGCGGCGGGCCGGGTTTCGTGGCCAGCCTGCTGAAGGAAGAAGTTCCGCGCATTCGCATCACCGTGTTCGACCTCCCGCCGGTCTGCGAGCATGCGCTCGAGATCTTCCGGGCCAGCGGCCAGTCGCGGGACCTGGGGGCACACTCGGGCAACTTTCTGGCCGATGCGCTGCCCAGCGGGTTTCCGGTCATGCAACTGTCGCACGTGATCGAAATGCTGCCGCCGGAACTGGTGCTATTTCTGCTGCGCAAGATCCACGCCGCCTTGCCGCCATTCGGCCGCTTGATCGTCTATGGAAACGCCTGCGATGCCATGCGGTATGTCAAACCGGGCTCCGCTTCTCCGCACGACGCCGCGCCCCTGTCGCCGCACGAAATAAATCGTTATTCGACCCGCCAATATGTACAGTGGCTGAGAATGGTCGATTTTTCCACGGTGCAATATCGCGGGGATGCCGCCGGCAATCTATTTCTCACGGCAACCAAATAG
- a CDS encoding glutathione S-transferase, whose amino-acid sequence MTYELHYWPTIEGRGEFVRLALEAGGAAYIDVARGDKSQGRGLDRSVALMEDPGQARPPFAMPYLRDGDFLVGQTAAILQYLAPTLGLVAADDKARIWTQQIQLTIADMVVEAHDTHHPVGAGAYYEDQKPEALRRSTEFCRERMPKFLDWFERVLTRNPDGPDFLVGSALSYADLSLFQLVAGLQYAFPRAAALVLAEAPAVLALHERVSVLPKVAAYLASDRHIPFNNDDVFRRYPELDIR is encoded by the coding sequence ATGACATACGAACTCCATTACTGGCCGACCATCGAGGGTCGAGGTGAATTCGTGCGCCTGGCGCTGGAAGCCGGCGGCGCGGCCTATATCGACGTCGCGCGCGGCGACAAGTCCCAGGGGCGGGGCCTGGACCGGAGCGTGGCGCTCATGGAAGACCCTGGCCAGGCGCGCCCGCCGTTCGCCATGCCCTATCTGCGCGATGGTGATTTTCTGGTCGGCCAGACCGCGGCGATCCTGCAGTACCTCGCGCCTACGCTCGGCCTGGTGGCGGCGGATGACAAGGCCCGCATCTGGACGCAGCAGATCCAGCTGACCATCGCCGACATGGTGGTCGAGGCGCACGACACGCATCACCCGGTGGGCGCTGGCGCCTATTACGAAGATCAGAAACCCGAGGCGCTGCGCCGCTCGACGGAGTTCTGTCGCGAGCGCATGCCGAAGTTTCTCGATTGGTTCGAGCGCGTCCTGACGCGCAATCCGGACGGCCCGGATTTTCTGGTGGGGTCGGCGCTGAGCTATGCCGATCTATCGCTCTTTCAGCTGGTCGCAGGCCTGCAATATGCGTTTCCGAGAGCCGCGGCGTTGGTGTTGGCAGAAGCACCAGCGGTGCTCGCGTTGCACGAGCGGGTATCGGTCTTGCCGAAGGTCGCGGCGTACCTCGCCAGCGATCGACATATTCCGTTCAATAACGACGATGTCTTTCGGCGATATCCGGAGCTGGATATTCGATAG
- a CDS encoding gamma-glutamylcyclotransferase family protein yields MTTTTEPSEFLFSYGTLQLEPVQIATFGRRLSGRLDRLPGYITGLLEITDAQVLATSGKTHHPMLVSTGRPQDGVDGTVFAVTPAELAHADAYEVADYRRDRVRLASGTLAWAYLDARQPASGPDI; encoded by the coding sequence ATGACCACGACCACCGAGCCCAGCGAATTTCTTTTCTCCTACGGCACCCTGCAACTGGAGCCGGTCCAGATCGCCACTTTCGGACGGCGCCTTTCGGGTCGTCTCGACCGCCTGCCCGGCTACATCACCGGCCTGCTGGAGATCACCGACGCACAGGTGCTGGCCACCAGCGGCAAGACGCATCACCCGATGCTGGTGTCGACCGGCCGGCCGCAGGACGGCGTGGACGGCACGGTGTTCGCCGTCACGCCGGCCGAACTGGCCCATGCCGATGCCTACGAAGTGGCCGACTACCGCCGCGACCGGGTACGGCTGGCCTCGGGCACGCTGGCCTGGGCCTACCTGGACGCGCGCCAGCCCGCGAGCGGGCCGGACATCTGA
- a CDS encoding TRAP transporter substrate-binding protein, which yields MDRRFIIKNAGIAGVLAAGVAPAVHAQAAVRWRLASSFPKSLDTIYGGAETFAKKVGEMTGGKFQVSVHAAGELMPAFGVVDGVQQGSIEAAHTAGYYFFGKNEAFAIGAAIPFGMNSRQLTSWMFEGNGLKLTREFYAKYNAVNFPCGNTGAQMGGWFRKEIKTPDDIKGLKFRIGGFAGRVIERMGGVPQNIPGGEIYQSLEKGTIDAAEWIGPYDDQKLGFNKVAPYYYYPGWWEGALQLDLLVNQKAYDALTPEYKAVVESAASEAHVVMQARYDARNPTALKQLVGAKTKVLAFPKTVLDASFKTAMEVYADLDKNNPDWKKIYADYRTFQKDQLLWSRFAEARFDSYMQGVQLP from the coding sequence ATGGATCGTCGTTTCATCATCAAGAACGCGGGTATCGCTGGCGTGCTGGCGGCCGGCGTGGCCCCGGCGGTCCATGCCCAGGCAGCGGTGCGGTGGCGCCTGGCCTCGAGCTTTCCCAAGTCGCTCGACACCATCTACGGCGGCGCCGAGACCTTCGCCAAGAAGGTCGGCGAGATGACCGGCGGCAAGTTCCAGGTCAGCGTGCATGCAGCCGGCGAGCTGATGCCGGCCTTCGGCGTGGTCGACGGCGTGCAGCAGGGCTCCATCGAGGCGGCGCACACGGCCGGTTATTACTTCTTTGGCAAGAACGAGGCTTTCGCCATCGGCGCGGCGATTCCGTTCGGCATGAACTCGCGCCAGCTCACCTCATGGATGTTCGAGGGCAACGGCCTCAAGCTCACCCGTGAGTTCTATGCCAAGTACAACGCGGTCAACTTCCCCTGCGGCAACACCGGCGCCCAGATGGGCGGCTGGTTCCGCAAGGAAATCAAGACCCCCGACGACATCAAGGGCCTGAAGTTCCGCATCGGCGGCTTCGCAGGCCGGGTGATCGAACGCATGGGCGGCGTGCCGCAGAACATTCCCGGCGGCGAGATCTACCAGTCGCTCGAAAAAGGCACCATCGATGCGGCCGAGTGGATCGGACCGTACGACGACCAGAAGCTCGGCTTCAACAAGGTGGCGCCGTACTACTACTACCCCGGCTGGTGGGAAGGCGCGCTGCAGCTCGACCTGCTGGTGAACCAGAAGGCCTACGACGCGCTGACGCCCGAATACAAGGCGGTCGTCGAAAGCGCCGCTTCGGAAGCCCACGTCGTCATGCAGGCGCGCTACGACGCCCGCAACCCGACCGCGCTGAAACAGCTCGTTGGCGCCAAGACCAAGGTGCTGGCCTTCCCCAAGACCGTGCTGGACGCGTCCTTCAAGACCGCGATGGAGGTCTATGCCGACCTCGACAAGAACAATCCGGACTGGAAGAAGATCTACGCGGACTACCGCACCTTCCAGAAGGACCAGCTGCTCTGGTCGCGCTTTGCCGAAGCGCGTTTCGACAGCTACATGCAGGGCGTGCAGCTGCCCTGA
- the dxs gene encoding 1-deoxy-D-xylulose-5-phosphate synthase — translation MSSQSPDSPATPTPAFVSPDGRPLLSRIYSPADLRALPREQLDALATELRSFVLESVARTGGHLSSNLGTVELTVALHYVFDTPRDRIVWDVGHQTYPHKILTGRRERMGTLRQQGGLSGFPQRAESEFDTFGTAHSSTSISAALGMAMAARQKGEDRHAIAVIGDGAMTAGMAFEAMNNAGVLDGRLLVILNDNDMSISPPVGALNRYLAQLMSGRFYAATKNVGKSVLRAVPPLFELAKRFEQHAKGMVVPATLFEQFGFNYVGPIDGHDLESLIPTLENLRELRGPQFLHVVTRKGQGYKLAEADPVAYHGPGKFDPAVGLVKSTAPSKPTFTQVFGQWLCDTAAQDTRLVGITPAMREGSGLVEFERRFPERYYDVGIAEQHAVTFAAGLACEGVKPVVAIYSTFLQRAYDQLVHDVALQNLPVLFALDRAGLVGADGATHAGAYDIAFLRCIPNMAVACPADERECRQLLTTGYQHAGPVAVRYPRGAGVGTVPLASLEGLPFGKAEIRRQGASGIAVLAFGTLLYPALEAAERLDATVVNMRWAKPLDVELLLQVAAAHHSLVTVEEGAVMGGAGSAVAEALQAQGVLRPLLQLGLPDTFIEHGDPVRLLSQAGLDAAGIEASIARRYVGRPMLAES, via the coding sequence ATGTCCTCCCAATCTCCTGATTCCCCGGCAACGCCCACGCCCGCATTCGTCTCGCCGGACGGCCGCCCGCTGCTTTCGCGCATCTACAGCCCCGCCGACCTGCGCGCGCTGCCGCGCGAACAGCTCGACGCCCTGGCCACCGAACTGCGCAGCTTCGTGCTCGAAAGCGTGGCGCGCACCGGCGGCCATCTCAGTTCCAACCTGGGAACGGTCGAGCTGACCGTGGCACTGCACTACGTGTTCGATACCCCGCGCGACCGCATCGTGTGGGACGTGGGCCACCAGACCTATCCGCACAAGATCCTCACCGGCCGGCGCGAACGCATGGGAACGTTGCGCCAGCAGGGCGGGCTCTCGGGCTTTCCGCAGCGCGCGGAAAGCGAGTTCGACACCTTCGGCACCGCGCATTCGTCCACCAGCATCTCGGCGGCGCTGGGCATGGCCATGGCCGCGCGCCAGAAGGGCGAGGACCGCCACGCCATCGCGGTGATCGGCGACGGCGCCATGACCGCCGGCATGGCCTTCGAGGCGATGAACAACGCCGGCGTGCTCGACGGCCGGCTGCTGGTGATCCTCAACGACAACGACATGTCGATCAGCCCGCCGGTGGGCGCACTCAACCGCTACCTGGCCCAGCTGATGAGCGGGCGTTTCTACGCGGCGACCAAGAACGTCGGCAAGTCGGTGCTGCGCGCAGTGCCGCCGCTGTTCGAGCTGGCCAAGCGCTTCGAGCAGCACGCCAAGGGCATGGTGGTGCCGGCCACGCTGTTCGAGCAGTTCGGCTTCAACTATGTCGGGCCGATCGATGGGCACGATCTCGAATCGCTCATTCCCACGCTGGAAAACCTGCGCGAACTGCGCGGGCCGCAGTTCCTGCACGTGGTCACCCGCAAGGGTCAGGGCTACAAGCTGGCCGAGGCCGACCCGGTGGCCTACCACGGGCCGGGCAAGTTCGACCCGGCGGTGGGGCTGGTCAAGTCCACCGCGCCGTCCAAGCCCACCTTCACCCAGGTGTTCGGTCAGTGGCTGTGCGACACGGCCGCCCAGGACACCCGGCTGGTCGGCATCACCCCGGCCATGCGCGAAGGCTCCGGCCTGGTCGAGTTCGAACGACGCTTCCCGGAGCGCTACTACGACGTCGGCATCGCCGAGCAGCACGCGGTGACCTTCGCCGCCGGCCTGGCCTGCGAAGGCGTGAAGCCGGTCGTGGCCATCTACAGCACCTTCCTGCAGCGCGCCTACGACCAACTGGTGCACGACGTGGCACTGCAGAACCTGCCGGTGCTGTTCGCGCTCGACCGCGCCGGGCTTGTCGGTGCCGACGGCGCCACGCACGCAGGCGCCTACGACATCGCGTTTTTGCGCTGCATTCCCAACATGGCCGTGGCCTGCCCGGCCGACGAGCGCGAATGCCGCCAGTTGCTCACCACCGGCTACCAGCACGCCGGCCCGGTGGCCGTGCGCTATCCGCGCGGCGCGGGCGTGGGCACCGTGCCGCTGGCGTCGCTCGAAGGCTTGCCCTTCGGCAAGGCCGAGATCCGTCGGCAGGGCGCCAGCGGCATCGCCGTGCTGGCGTTCGGCACCTTGCTCTATCCGGCGCTGGAAGCGGCCGAACGGCTGGACGCCACGGTGGTCAACATGCGTTGGGCCAAGCCGCTCGACGTGGAGCTGCTGCTGCAGGTGGCGGCCGCGCACCATTCGCTGGTGACGGTGGAAGAGGGCGCGGTGATGGGCGGCGCCGGCAGTGCCGTGGCCGAGGCGCTGCAGGCGCAAGGCGTGCTGCGGCCGCTGCTGCAGCTCGGCTTGCCCGACACCTTCATCGAGCATGGCGACCCGGTGCGGCTGCTGTCGCAGGCCGGGCTGGACGCCGCCGGCATCGAGGCCTCGATCGCCCGGCGCTATGTCGGCCGGCCCATGCTTGCAGAAAGCTGA
- a CDS encoding farnesyl diphosphate synthase, with the protein MSAVVFDLDTWSRASLAQVETALGRWLAESTDPALETLNAPMRYAVLDGGKRLRPLLALAAREAVASHDGDARAADFDTAALRAGCAVELIHAYSLVHDDMPCMDDDVLRRGKPTVHVKFGEAGALLAGDALQALAFEWLTPADGSVPPAVQAALCARLARAAGRGGMAGGQAIDLASVGIALDEPTLRHMHSLKTGALLQASIAMGAACGAAPASALSALETYGAALGLAFQVVDDILDVTADSATLGKTAGKDAAADKPTYVSLLGLDGARARASELHTRAMAALQESGLADTQALAALAGMVMHRDH; encoded by the coding sequence ATGAGCGCTGTCGTCTTCGATCTCGACACCTGGAGCCGCGCATCGCTGGCCCAGGTCGAGACCGCGCTCGGCCGCTGGCTCGCCGAAAGCACCGATCCCGCCCTGGAGACGCTCAACGCGCCGATGCGCTACGCGGTGCTCGACGGCGGCAAGCGGCTGCGTCCGCTGCTGGCGCTGGCTGCACGCGAGGCAGTGGCCTCGCACGACGGCGACGCGCGCGCGGCCGATTTCGACACCGCCGCCTTGCGTGCCGGTTGCGCGGTCGAGCTGATCCACGCCTATTCGCTGGTACACGACGACATGCCCTGCATGGACGACGACGTGCTGCGACGGGGTAAGCCCACGGTCCACGTCAAGTTCGGCGAAGCCGGCGCATTGCTGGCAGGCGACGCCCTGCAGGCGCTGGCCTTCGAATGGCTCACGCCCGCCGACGGCTCCGTGCCGCCCGCCGTGCAGGCGGCGCTGTGCGCACGGCTGGCCCGCGCGGCCGGGCGCGGCGGCATGGCCGGCGGCCAGGCCATCGACCTGGCGAGTGTGGGCATCGCACTCGACGAACCCACGCTGCGCCACATGCACAGCCTGAAGACCGGCGCACTGCTGCAAGCTTCCATCGCCATGGGCGCGGCCTGCGGTGCCGCGCCGGCGAGCGCGCTGAGCGCACTGGAAACCTACGGTGCCGCGCTCGGCCTGGCCTTCCAGGTGGTCGACGACATCCTCGACGTCACGGCCGACTCCGCCACGCTGGGCAAGACCGCCGGCAAGGACGCCGCCGCCGACAAACCTACCTACGTATCGCTGCTCGGCCTCGACGGCGCCCGTGCCCGCGCGAGCGAGTTGCACACCCGGGCGATGGCCGCCCTGCAGGAGAGCGGCCTGGCCGATACCCAGGCGCTGGCCGCGCTGGCCGGCATGGTGATGCACCGCGACCACTGA
- a CDS encoding exodeoxyribonuclease VII small subunit — MPKAPNAPESATPPADLPASYEAALAELEQLVARLDAGQLPLDQLLAGYRRGAALLAFCRERLQAVEQQVQLLDGDTLKPWNPAG, encoded by the coding sequence ATGCCCAAGGCGCCCAACGCCCCCGAATCCGCCACGCCGCCGGCCGATCTTCCCGCAAGCTACGAGGCTGCCCTCGCCGAGCTCGAACAGCTCGTCGCCCGGCTCGACGCCGGGCAGCTGCCGCTCGACCAGCTGCTGGCCGGCTACCGCCGTGGCGCCGCGCTGCTGGCTTTCTGCCGAGAGCGCCTGCAGGCGGTCGAGCAGCAGGTGCAGTTGCTCGATGGCGACACCCTCAAGCCCTGGAATCCGGCCGGATGA
- a CDS encoding aromatic ring-hydroxylating dioxygenase subunit alpha: MSDLSLRLQQAASQLPVDSYFDEALFQREKQRLFQQGPRYVGHALSVPEKGDYYALPQEGEGRALVRTAQGGVDLVSNVCRHRQAVMLKGAGSLDRTAPGHAGGNIVCPLHRWTYSPKGELLGAPHFAEDPCLNLRNYPLQEWNGLLFEAGSRNVAADLARLGPRADLDFGGMVRDRVVLHECDYNWKTFIEVYLEDYHVGPFHPGLGSFVTCEDLRWEFGDQYSVQTVGVANRLGKAGSPVYQRWQEQLLSWRKGEPPKYGAIWLTYYPHIMVEWYPHVLTVSTLHPVSPTKTLNMVEFFYPEEIVAFEREFVEAQQAAYMETCVEDDEIAERMDAGRKALLQRGDDERGPYQSPMEDGMQHFHEWYRKALGPQPGLR; this comes from the coding sequence ATGTCTGATTTAAGTCTTCGACTGCAGCAGGCCGCAAGCCAACTTCCAGTAGACAGCTATTTCGACGAGGCGCTTTTCCAGCGCGAAAAGCAACGCCTCTTCCAGCAGGGGCCCCGTTACGTGGGGCATGCCTTGTCGGTGCCCGAAAAGGGCGACTACTACGCCCTGCCCCAGGAAGGCGAAGGCCGTGCCCTGGTGCGCACCGCCCAGGGCGGCGTCGATCTCGTCTCCAACGTCTGCCGCCACCGCCAGGCGGTCATGCTCAAGGGCGCCGGCTCGCTCGACCGCACCGCGCCCGGCCACGCCGGCGGCAACATCGTCTGCCCGCTGCACCGCTGGACCTACTCGCCCAAGGGCGAACTGCTCGGCGCGCCGCATTTCGCCGAAGACCCCTGCCTGAACCTGCGCAACTACCCGCTGCAGGAGTGGAACGGCCTGCTGTTCGAGGCCGGCTCGCGCAATGTCGCGGCCGACCTGGCCCGGCTCGGGCCGCGCGCCGACCTCGACTTCGGCGGCATGGTGCGCGATCGCGTCGTGCTGCACGAGTGCGACTACAACTGGAAGACCTTCATCGAGGTCTACCTCGAGGACTACCACGTCGGCCCCTTCCACCCCGGCCTCGGCTCTTTCGTGACCTGCGAAGACCTGCGCTGGGAGTTCGGCGACCAGTATTCGGTGCAGACCGTGGGCGTGGCCAACCGCCTGGGCAAGGCCGGCAGCCCGGTCTACCAGCGCTGGCAGGAACAGCTGCTGTCGTGGCGCAAGGGCGAGCCGCCGAAGTATGGCGCGATCTGGCTCACCTACTACCCGCACATCATGGTGGAGTGGTATCCCCACGTGCTGACCGTCTCGACGCTGCATCCGGTCAGCCCGACCAAGACGCTCAACATGGTCGAATTCTTCTACCCCGAGGAAATCGTCGCCTTCGAGCGCGAGTTCGTCGAGGCCCAGCAGGCCGCCTATATGGAAACCTGCGTGGAAGACGACGAGATCGCCGAACGCATGGACGCCGGTCGCAAGGCCCTGCTGCAGCGCGGTGACGACGAGCGCGGCCCTTACCAGAGCCCCATGGAAGACGGCATGCAGCACTTCCACGAGTGGTACCGCAAAGCGCTCGGGCCGCAGCCCGGCTTGCGCTGA
- the flhD gene encoding flagellar transcriptional regulator FlhD — translation MTREQMLAEIREANLTYLMLAQSLVRQDKAEAVFRLGLNEESADLLASLSSAQILKLASGNTLLCRFRVDDDMVWSLLTNHSPKKVGNEATNRLHANILMAGRVSEVL, via the coding sequence ATGACCCGCGAACAAATGCTTGCCGAGATCCGCGAAGCCAACCTGACCTACCTGATGCTGGCCCAGAGCCTGGTTCGCCAGGACAAGGCGGAAGCCGTCTTTCGCCTCGGCCTGAACGAAGAGAGCGCCGACCTGCTCGCCTCGCTGTCTTCCGCCCAGATTCTGAAGCTGGCTTCCGGCAACACCCTGCTGTGCCGCTTCCGCGTCGACGACGACATGGTCTGGAGTCTGCTGACCAATCACTCGCCGAAGAAGGTGGGCAACGAAGCCACCAACCGCCTGCACGCCAACATCCTGATGGCTGGCCGCGTGTCCGAAGTGCTTTGA
- the flhC gene encoding flagellar transcriptional regulator FlhC: protein MTAAAAPVVKSVLNESRQIERAAALIRMGARMQVLESETSLSYERLIRLYKEIAGKSPSKGQLPFSTDWFLTWQENVHSSLFLNIYEYLSKGASLDPVDVLTKAYRLYTEQVEAAEIEALLSFTRAWRLVKFVDAQMLALTRCSLCGGGFVTEPYENARHFQCGLCNPPARAGKSKAAGALMLH, encoded by the coding sequence ATGACCGCAGCCGCCGCCCCCGTCGTCAAGAGCGTTCTCAACGAGTCGCGCCAGATCGAACGTGCCGCCGCGCTGATTCGCATGGGTGCCCGCATGCAGGTGCTGGAATCGGAAACCTCGCTGTCCTATGAACGGCTGATCCGACTCTATAAAGAGATCGCCGGCAAGTCGCCGTCCAAGGGCCAGCTGCCCTTCTCGACCGACTGGTTCCTGACCTGGCAGGAGAACGTGCACTCCTCGCTGTTCCTGAACATCTACGAATACCTGTCCAAGGGCGCGTCGCTCGACCCGGTGGACGTGCTGACCAAGGCCTACCGCCTCTACACCGAACAGGTGGAAGCCGCCGAGATCGAAGCCCTGCTGTCCTTCACCCGCGCATGGCGCCTGGTGAAGTTCGTCGACGCGCAGATGCTGGCGCTGACCAGGTGCTCGCTGTGCGGCGGTGGCTTCGTCACCGAGCCCTATGAAAACGCCCGCCACTTCCAGTGCGGCCTGTGCAACCCGCCGGCCCGCGCGGGCAAGAGCAAGGCCGCCGGCGCGCTGATGCTGCATTGA
- a CDS encoding AI-2E family transporter: MPEPVAQVVDRPPPAGLPPGAQPIPGAEDFAIRLPEPEDGDPDRPRILLQTPINVRSVSLVVVAALASLWALHWAAAVLIPLVLALLVTYALSPVVEIGVRLRIPRALSAAVLLMSILGAIGGTAYWLSDDAADLVNTLPVAARKLRDTMADTNRGPSTLDTVQQAASQLELAAQSRQQTPVRGVTRVIVERQPFNVRDFLWSGTVGLATLAGQMTVVLFLTFFALCAGDTFRRKLVKITGPSLTRKKITVEVLDEITGQIQRYLLVQLLMSLLVGVATWLAYWALGLEYAPVWGIAAGVLNLVPYVGSTLVTGGSALVAFLQFGTPDMALTIGGASVLIHIVIGQLLTPWLTSRASSMNPVVVFASVLVWGWLWGAWGLLLGIPIMMVAKAICDRVEDLKPVGELMSA, from the coding sequence ATGCCCGAACCTGTCGCCCAAGTCGTAGACCGCCCTCCCCCCGCAGGACTCCCACCGGGCGCACAGCCCATCCCTGGCGCCGAAGACTTCGCCATCCGCCTGCCAGAACCCGAAGACGGCGACCCCGACCGTCCTCGCATCCTGCTGCAGACACCGATCAACGTCCGCAGCGTCTCCCTCGTCGTCGTGGCCGCACTGGCCAGCCTCTGGGCGCTGCACTGGGCGGCCGCCGTCCTGATTCCGCTGGTGCTGGCCCTCCTCGTCACCTATGCGCTCTCGCCCGTGGTCGAGATCGGCGTGCGGTTGCGGATTCCGCGCGCCCTGAGCGCCGCGGTGCTTCTGATGTCTATCCTCGGTGCCATCGGAGGCACCGCCTACTGGTTGAGCGACGACGCCGCCGATCTGGTCAACACACTGCCGGTCGCCGCCCGCAAGCTGCGCGACACCATGGCCGACACCAACCGCGGCCCCAGCACGCTCGACACGGTGCAGCAAGCCGCGTCGCAGCTGGAGCTGGCCGCGCAGTCACGCCAGCAGACGCCGGTGCGCGGTGTGACCCGGGTGATCGTGGAGCGCCAGCCTTTCAACGTGCGCGACTTCCTCTGGAGCGGCACGGTCGGCCTGGCGACGCTCGCCGGCCAGATGACGGTCGTGCTTTTCCTCACCTTCTTCGCCCTCTGCGCTGGCGACACCTTCCGCCGCAAGCTGGTGAAGATCACCGGCCCGAGCCTCACCCGCAAGAAAATCACGGTGGAGGTGCTCGACGAGATCACCGGGCAGATCCAGCGTTACCTGCTGGTGCAGTTGCTGATGAGCCTGCTGGTCGGTGTGGCGACCTGGCTGGCCTATTGGGCGCTGGGCCTGGAGTACGCGCCGGTCTGGGGAATCGCTGCGGGCGTGCTCAACCTAGTGCCGTATGTGGGCTCCACGCTCGTCACCGGCGGTTCGGCGCTGGTCGCCTTCCTGCAGTTCGGCACACCCGACATGGCGCTGACGATTGGCGGCGCTTCGGTACTGATCCACATCGTCATCGGCCAGCTGCTGACACCCTGGCTCACCAGCCGGGCCAGCAGCATGAATCCGGTCGTCGTGTTCGCCAGCGTGCTGGTCTGGGGCTGGCTCTGGGGCGCCTGGGGATTGCTGCTGGGCATTCCGATCATGATGGTCGCCAAGGCGATCTGCGACCGGGTCGAAGACCTGAAGCCGGTGGGCGAGTTGATGAGCGCCTGA
- a CDS encoding alpha-hydroxy acid oxidase: MTDLSKITHIDVLQRIARRRVPRMFYDYADSGSWTEGTYRANESDFHKILLRQRVAINMENRSTRSTMIGQDVAMPVALAPTGLTGMQHADGEILAARAAKAFGVPFTLSTMSICSIEDVAEATDRHPFWFQLYVMRDRGFIERLIDRAKAANVSALQLTVDLQILGQRHKDIVNGLSAPPKPTLTNLLNLATKPRWCWNMARTHRRTFRNIAGHVDGVTDLSKLSAWTAQQFDPQLNWGDVEWIKRRWGGKLVIKGIMDVEDARLAVDCGADALIVSNHGGRQLDGAPSSISALPRIADAVGHDIEVWMDGGVRSGQDVLKARALGARGVLIGRPFLYGLGAFGQAGVTRALEIIHKELDITMAFCGRTDIERVDTSILLDGRRDWFR, from the coding sequence ATGACCGACCTCAGCAAGATCACCCACATCGACGTGCTCCAGCGCATCGCTCGCCGCCGCGTGCCGCGCATGTTCTACGACTATGCCGATTCCGGCTCGTGGACCGAGGGCACCTACCGCGCCAACGAAAGCGACTTCCACAAGATCCTGCTGCGCCAGCGCGTGGCGATCAACATGGAGAACCGCAGCACGCGCAGCACCATGATCGGCCAGGACGTCGCCATGCCGGTCGCCCTGGCACCCACGGGCCTTACCGGCATGCAGCACGCCGACGGCGAGATCCTGGCCGCGCGCGCGGCCAAGGCTTTCGGCGTGCCGTTCACGCTGTCGACCATGAGCATCTGCTCCATCGAGGACGTGGCCGAGGCAACCGACCGGCATCCTTTCTGGTTCCAGCTCTACGTGATGCGCGACCGCGGCTTCATCGAACGCCTGATCGACCGCGCCAAGGCCGCCAACGTCAGCGCGCTGCAGCTCACGGTCGACCTGCAGATCCTCGGCCAGCGCCACAAGGACATCGTCAACGGCCTGAGCGCGCCGCCCAAACCCACGCTCACCAATTTGCTCAACCTGGCCACCAAGCCGCGCTGGTGCTGGAACATGGCGCGCACCCATCGCCGCACCTTCCGCAACATCGCCGGCCATGTCGACGGCGTGACCGACCTGTCCAAGCTGTCGGCCTGGACCGCGCAGCAGTTCGATCCGCAGCTGAACTGGGGCGACGTGGAATGGATCAAGCGCCGCTGGGGCGGCAAGCTGGTCATCAAGGGCATCATGGACGTCGAGGACGCCCGCCTGGCCGTCGACTGCGGCGCCGATGCGCTCATCGTCTCCAACCACGGCGGTCGCCAGCTCGACGGCGCGCCGTCTTCCATCTCGGCCTTGCCGCGCATCGCCGACGCGGTCGGCCATGACATCGAAGTGTGGATGGACGGCGGCGTGCGCAGCGGCCAGGACGTGCTGAAGGCCCGCGCACTCGGCGCGCGTGGCGTGCTGATCGGTCGGCCGTTTCTCTACGGCCTCGGCGCCTTCGGGCAAGCGGGGGTCACACGAGCGCTGGAGATCATCCACAAGGAACTCGACATCACCATGGCGTTCTGCGGACGGACGGACATCGAGAGGGTCGACACGTCCATCCTGCTCGACGGGCGGCGGGACTGGTTTCGCTGA